The Candidatus Hydrogenedens sp. genome contains the following window.
CAAATCTATAATAGCTGACCAAGTAGCCGAATCATAAACATCGGGAAGAGAGGTTTGTCCTGTTCGGATAGCACGTACCAATTCCCGTACAGTAATGAAGTCGCCCAACCCATGTCCGGCTGTAGAACCTCCTGCAGATTCATAAGCAGACCAAATTGGATGGGTATATTTCTTGGTATAAGATTCAAAATCTTCCCAAGTATCTTTCTGAGGACTTATATCTTCTAAATATATTTTTTGTAAAGAGCCGAAATAAATTCCTTTTGTCCCCTGAAGTCTAAAGATAGAGTCATAGGGGCGTGGTAATGATGTATCATGATATAGCGTAATAGTCTTACCTAAAAATGTCTGAAGTATCGTGGTGTTTATATCTCCGTGCTTTATTTTCATTTTCGATAATTCATGTTCCGGACCATACTTTTTTATAAAATATTCATGGATACCGAAAGGAGGGGTTGAAACACTATATAAAGAAGTAAAACGGTCTCCCCTATTGATATTAAACCACTGCGAAATAGGTCCAATAGGATGAGTAGGATAAGAGTTTCCTACTCTGTTAATAAGTTTCTTCCCTCGCCAAGTCAGCTGACCTGTCTCATCGGCTAATAGGAATCGGCAATCGTGCTGGTATCCACCTTCTGCATGAACAACTTCACCAAAACAACCTTCCCGTATCATTCGAAGAATCGTTAATGGCTCTTGAAAGTAGCATACATTTTCTAATATAAAACAAGGTTGTTTTTGTTTTTCCGAAGTCTCAATTAATTCCCAGCATTCTTTAATAGTTGTTGCCGATGGGACTTCAAGAGCCGCTATTTTTTCCGATTTCATAGCCGATAGTGCTACCGGAGTATGCCATTCCCATGAGGTTGCACATAACACACAATCCATATCATCACGCTTCACTAAATTTTCAAAATCGGTCTCTCCATTGGTGTAAGTTTCAGGGGAAAATTTTTGTCGTTGTTCACATAATAATTTTGTTCGTTCTGCATGTTCTTTTTTAATATCTGCGATAGCATGTATTTCGACATCCGAACATTGTGTCAACAAATCCACCAAAAAATGCCCTCGATTACCAACTCCAACAACTCCAATTCTTGCTTTTTCTTTTATATTTTGCGTTTGTGCCATCAGCATACTTATAGATAACGATGAAGGAATAATTGATGCCGCTTTCATAAAGTCCCTTCTTGACAATTTATCAAAATTTTTCATACCAAGTCCCCTTCTTCTATTAATGCAACAACTAATAGTCCTGGCAACCTATAAAAAATGATAGCAATCCGAGATTAAAATGGTCTTTCCTAATATCAAGATATAAGTTATGACGAACTTGATAGATTCTTCCTACCAATTCTCCACGGTGGAAAATACCGGATTGCAAAATACGATATGCTTCATTACCATTTTCAAAAAGAGTTACTGTATACACAGAACTAAACAAAGAGAAGCGCGGCTTGATATTCGCAATTCGTTTGCTATCTCTATATACATTGAATATTTTAGGGGCTTTTGATGTAAATGCGATAGAGAACCAACTGCGTTTTATAAAAATTGCACATACTTCATTTTCTAAAGTATCTTTTACAAGCCATTCATGACTTTTTTTCTCAATAAAATACTGAATTTCTCCAGCACGATTCACACACGGAAATAATATATTCTCTTTTTCTTTTAGTGGGATAAGATAAAGTTCATGATTTTCAAAAGGATCGGGTAGGTCTAAGGTTTCCTCGGATGCAGAACCATGTGCTTCTGCAAGACATTTTCGCCAACGTAGTTCACTAATTAGGGTTCTACCCATAAATAAGATAAGTCCGGATAATGTAATGACAATTAATATAAAAGTCCCTATATACGAAAGTTGTGGATTTCCTAAAATTAATCCCCAAAAGGTTAAAGAGAAAGCAAAAATAACACCGATACAGTAAATAAAGATACTGATGGGACTGATGTGATACACTAACTTTGGAAGTGTAAAGTAGCAAACAGCCCTTTCGTAATCACTTAAAAAATCATCCATTTCTATTCGTGGCATGGATGAAAATAGTCCTTTTATTAAGGTTTTTCAATGTTTTTTGCATCTATATATATTTTATTTATTATTTCATCAACACAGGTAGAAAAAGTTTTTACTAATTCAGGAACGCCTTTATTCGGAGATTCTTTTTCAATGGAATAAATTTTCTGGGCTAATATTTCCATACTACTCGGATTCAAAAATTGAACGACAAATTTAACATAAGCAACAGGAAAAGTAGAACTCTCTACTTCCTCAAAATTAAGCACATCTATATGTAGATAATAATCCGGTAACTTTTTCTCAGATTGATAACACAAAAAAGTTTGATTTATTTTATTTGTTATCAATTCTTCCAAACTGGAAGCCCAAAGATGGATAGAGTAATAATCCACCTGAACGGAATTTTTTCGAACCATAATCTCTTTTCTTTTCAACGATTCTGATAAACGGATACTTGCTACCTGAAGACATAATGGGGATGCATCTTCTACAGGCTTAATTGTATTTTCTAAAGTGTAGTAATGTAAAGAGGGACCTGATATACAACCGAAAAAAATAAATGCGAGACAAATGCAACCTAAAAGACATCGATTTAATCGCCAATAAGACTTCTTATAGAGAAGAGATAGAAACATTTTTATTTTTTACCTCCCGGGATTTTCCCTGTAAGTATAGATTGAGGTTGTTCGGATAAAGTTTGCGACAATAAACGCAAATTCCGAATGGTTTCTTTAATATCCAGAATGAGTTCATCAATATTTCTTCGATTTTTACTCATCCAATTTTTCGCTTCAGAGGACAAATTATCCACATTTCCGGTAATTTTTTCTATATTGTTTAATATTTTTTCTAAATCATCTGCACTATTATCTGCTATGGATTGCACTCTTGCCAAAACATCTTTTACAGATTTCAAAGAGTCATGTATTGAGCCTCGATTTTCCGAGATTACGGTATTGACTTGTTCTAACACTTTTTGGGTGTCTTTCTCTATGTCCTGAATATTTTTCAAAATATCTGCAATTTGTGGCTTTTGTTCTTTGACCAGACTATTAAGTTCCTTGATAAAATCTGTTCCTTTTTCTAATGTTCCACTGATTTGCTGTGTCAATTCTGTAACTCGTGCTTTGGTTTCTTTTGTCGCTTCTGCCTTGCGGAGTTCGTCCATACCTAAAAAATCAGTCAAATCATCTAAAAGTTTCTCTACTTTTGTAATTGTACTTGAAAAATCGGGTAGTTCCACAAGGCTACCTGTTTTAGTTAAAGAGGGTATGATACTTCCATCTTCCAATTTAGGGGCATTGGCTTCACCTGTTGAAATTTCAAGATGTCGTGCTGAGGTAAGAGAAACTTGCTCTACTGTGGCGATACATTTCTGATTTAAAACAATCTCCGGGGAAACAGCCAGTTTAACACATACCTGACTTGGGTCCTCACTATCCGGATAAATATCCGTAACTTTTCCAATTTTTAGTCCGCCAAAACGCACATCGGCACCACGGTCCAAACCTAATGTATTTTTAAATTTTGTGTAATAAATTTTTGTCCCTGCATTTGGGCGATAACCACGCACCAAAAGGACAAAAGCCACAAGGACAATAACGCTAATCAGCACAAAAAAACCTGCAATAATTTCCTTTTTTGTAAATTCACTCGCTTTTGAACTCATCTTTAATCACCATATCTTTATAATTTATTTTATTATTACATATCTTCGAAAGAATCTAAAATTGCAGAAGAAGATTGATTTTCTTCCGGATTGGGTGTTCGTGTAAAAAATTGTCGCAGATAAGAATCGGTATTTAATTCCATCTCTTTCAAATCGCCAATTGCCACTATTTTTCCTGCATGTAATAAACAAACACGGTCGGCAATAATTTGGACACTTTCTAAATCGTGAGTAACCACAACGCTGGTTAGATTAAAAGTATTTTGCATCTTTCGGATAAGATGGTCCAACCCCGCTGCAACAATAGGGTCAAGACCGGAGGAAGGCTCATCATAAAATATAATTTCAGGGTCTAAAGCCATAGCTCGTGCAATACCAGCTCTTTTTTTCATTCCACCGCTTAATTGTGAAGGATAAAGATTGGAGCAACCGCCCAATCCCACAAGGTCCAATTTAATTTGTGTCATAATTTCGATAGTTGATTCTGCAAGACGGGTATGTTCCTTTAATGGTAAAGCCACATTTTCACCTACAGTCATAGAATTAAACAAAGCGGAATTTTGGAAACACATTCCTATCCGTTTACGAACCTCTATTTGTTCTTGTGTACTCATTGTAGTAATATCTTTACCAAACATTATAATCTTGCCGAAATGTGGGCGAATTAGTCCTACCAGTGTTCGCAAGAGGGTGCTTTTGCCACAGCCACTCCCTCCTAAAATAACAAAAATTTCTCCTTTTTTTACTTTAAAAGAAATATCGTCAAGAACTCTTTTCGTTCCATACTGAACAACAAGGTTCTCTACTTCAATTACATATTCATTATTATCGTTGTTCATCATTCTGTAAAGTAAAATAACGCTGTCCAGACTAAATCTACAATGATTATGGTAAAAATAGAAGTAACAACAGAAGATGTAGTCATTTTACCTACACTTTCCGCACTTCCTTCTACTTGAAATCCACGATAGATACCAACCCAACAAATAGTCAATCCAAAAAAGATACTTTTAACCATTCCTGAAAATAAATCTTTAGAAACCAGCGCACTTGCGGTCTGGTCAAAATAGGCCCAGAAATCAATTCCCAGAATACCCACCGCTACAATAAATCCCCCTGCAATCATTATCGCCATTGAGAGGACTGTAACACAGGGAACGGCAATTACCATACCTAAAAACTTCGGAACAACTAAAAATTTAACAGGGTTTAATCCCATTACCATAAGAGCATCTACCTCTTCTGACACCTTCATAGTTCCTATTTCAGCAGTAATAGCAGAACCGCTCCGTCCTGTAATAAGAATGGCGGACATTAGCGGTGCCAATTCCCGTAAGGCAGAAATGCCTACCAGATTTGCCATGAATATGGTAGCACCCCATTGCTGTAATGTATAGGCAGATTGCATCCCCATAATAATCCCCACCAGCAGAGAAATTAAACCGACTATGGGTATAGAATGGAATCCATATTCTACGAAATGTTCCACCGCACTACGCCATCGTAAGCCTCGACCCAATACGGGTTGCAAAAATAGCCAGTTCAGCGTATCCATAATTAAAACACAAACTACAAGTGCAGAATGCACGCCATTTAAAAAACTTCGACCTATACTGCCTAAAAAATATCTAATCATTCTTCATTACTTTCTGTGATTGTAAATACCGTTTCCAACCGCGACAGATTTAATACTTTCCGAACAGCATGTGAAGGAGATAGGATTTGGAATGATTTCTTTTGTTTTTTAGCCGAACGGAGTCCTTCTACCAAGGTAGCAACTCCTGAAGAATCCATATACTCTACCTGCGAGAGTTGAACAATAACGATATCTTTCGATTTATCAACGGATTCCAAAATGGCTTTTCTCAGGTTAGGAGAGGTATATAAATC
Protein-coding sequences here:
- a CDS encoding STAS domain-containing protein; its protein translation is MDIQTIEKNGNYKIQVSGQVDLYTSPNLRKAILESVDKSKDIVIVQLSQVEYMDSSGVATLVEGLRSAKKQKKSFQILSPSHAVRKVLNLSRLETVFTITESNEE
- a CDS encoding ABC transporter ATP-binding protein; the protein is MNNDNNEYVIEVENLVVQYGTKRVLDDISFKVKKGEIFVILGGSGCGKSTLLRTLVGLIRPHFGKIIMFGKDITTMSTQEQIEVRKRIGMCFQNSALFNSMTVGENVALPLKEHTRLAESTIEIMTQIKLDLVGLGGCSNLYPSQLSGGMKKRAGIARAMALDPEIIFYDEPSSGLDPIVAAGLDHLIRKMQNTFNLTSVVVTHDLESVQIIADRVCLLHAGKIVAIGDLKEMELNTDSYLRQFFTRTPNPEENQSSSAILDSFEDM
- a CDS encoding MlaD family protein — its product is MSSKASEFTKKEIIAGFFVLISVIVLVAFVLLVRGYRPNAGTKIYYTKFKNTLGLDRGADVRFGGLKIGKVTDIYPDSEDPSQVCVKLAVSPEIVLNQKCIATVEQVSLTSARHLEISTGEANAPKLEDGSIIPSLTKTGSLVELPDFSSTITKVEKLLDDLTDFLGMDELRKAEATKETKARVTELTQQISGTLEKGTDFIKELNSLVKEQKPQIADILKNIQDIEKDTQKVLEQVNTVISENRGSIHDSLKSVKDVLARVQSIADNSADDLEKILNNIEKITGNVDNLSSEAKNWMSKNRRNIDELILDIKETIRNLRLLSQTLSEQPQSILTGKIPGGKK
- a CDS encoding ABC-type transport auxiliary lipoprotein family protein, whose product is MFLSLLYKKSYWRLNRCLLGCICLAFIFFGCISGPSLHYYTLENTIKPVEDASPLCLQVASIRLSESLKRKEIMVRKNSVQVDYYSIHLWASSLEELITNKINQTFLCYQSEKKLPDYYLHIDVLNFEEVESSTFPVAYVKFVVQFLNPSSMEILAQKIYSIEKESPNKGVPELVKTFSTCVDEIINKIYIDAKNIEKP
- a CDS encoding ABC transporter permease — translated: MIRYFLGSIGRSFLNGVHSALVVCVLIMDTLNWLFLQPVLGRGLRWRSAVEHFVEYGFHSIPIVGLISLLVGIIMGMQSAYTLQQWGATIFMANLVGISALRELAPLMSAILITGRSGSAITAEIGTMKVSEEVDALMVMGLNPVKFLVVPKFLGMVIAVPCVTVLSMAIMIAGGFIVAVGILGIDFWAYFDQTASALVSKDLFSGMVKSIFFGLTICWVGIYRGFQVEGSAESVGKMTTSSVVTSIFTIIIVDLVWTALFYFTE
- a CDS encoding Gfo/Idh/MocA family oxidoreductase: MKNFDKLSRRDFMKAASIIPSSLSISMLMAQTQNIKEKARIGVVGVGNRGHFLVDLLTQCSDVEIHAIADIKKEHAERTKLLCEQRQKFSPETYTNGETDFENLVKRDDMDCVLCATSWEWHTPVALSAMKSEKIAALEVPSATTIKECWELIETSEKQKQPCFILENVCYFQEPLTILRMIREGCFGEVVHAEGGYQHDCRFLLADETGQLTWRGKKLINRVGNSYPTHPIGPISQWFNINRGDRFTSLYSVSTPPFGIHEYFIKKYGPEHELSKMKIKHGDINTTILQTFLGKTITLYHDTSLPRPYDSIFRLQGTKGIYFGSLQKIYLEDISPQKDTWEDFESYTKKYTHPIWSAYESAGGSTAGHGLGDFITVRELVRAIRTGQTSLPDVYDSATWSAIIDLSEQSAAAGGKKVDFPDFTNGRWKTNQPIPVIQLPQQWLSSC